CTCATACACCCACTAAAAAAGCGAGCCCGATGAGTCACATCGTGCGCGCCTAACTTTTTTTTCAGCCGACGAATTTCGTCTTACTCTTCACCCGTCCCCGAAAGCTCCTTCACCCAAACCCGAGGGCAAACCCCCGACCCAGTAAACTCCGTTTCCGATTCCACGTAGACGATCGACTTCAGCACCTCACGAATATCCCCCGCCACCGTCGCCGACTCCACGCTCACCCGCTTCCCGTCCTTGATTAACCAACCATCAAACGGTAACGAAAACGATCCCTGCAACGCTTGTACACCCGCATGTAATGCCTGCAAATCATCAATCAAGATTACATTATCCGCATCATCCAGCGAATAAGTTTGCTCCGGTTTTACATCACTCGCAAACACATGGAAGAAATTTGGACTGACCGTCACCTTCGCCCCCATATTCGCATTACCCGTCGGCTGCGCATCCATCCGCTTCGCTGTGCCCGCACTATGCAGGAAATTCTTCAGCTCACCATTCACAATCAACGGTACCGGCCGCGTCGGTGTGCCTTCCCCATCAAACGTCTCACCCCCGACATTTTCCGGATGCAGCGCATCATCCGTCACACAGAGCAGCGGCGAAGCAATCATCTCACCCAGGGATTCCGCCGTCGATAAACTTTGCTTATCGAGGATACTCTGAGCATTGTAGAGATTCGAGAACGCCCCCAGCAGACTCAAGAACGCCTCCGCTGAGAATACGACCTGATACTTGCCCGTCTTGATCTTGTCGTAGTTCAAATGGCTAATGGTCTTCTCGGCAGTCTCCTTAAGGCAAGCCGCCACATCAAGCTGGGCCACCCCTTCACTCACCCGAAAGGCACCGGCACTGCGGGGCTTTTTACCTTCCTCTTCCGTCTTCGTATACAGATAAACCGAAGCCACCGAATGGTTATCCTCACGCATCGCCCCGGCACTATTGATGTAGAACCGATCGATATCCCGCTGCGCCAACCCGTTGTAGGGCACCGCCGCGATCGCCTCATGGGCCGCCAACAGCTCCTTCTCCGCGCCCAGCAGCTTATCGACTAGCTCCGTCACGG
This region of Romeriopsis navalis LEGE 11480 genomic DNA includes:
- a CDS encoding TldD/PmbA family protein, whose amino-acid sequence is MSTVTTIAEAAKSAASKLNISKYDIYGAAVDEVSVQVDSGEPDQMKASQRSSVTVRVWNDANTVGITSTTDVDPVGLELALKTAHEASFFGVKDNAPDFSPEATAATHGKSGGKHPQAPVTELVDKLLGAEKELLAAHEAIAAVPYNGLAQRDIDRFYINSAGAMREDNHSVASVYLYTKTEEEGKKPRSAGAFRVSEGVAQLDVAACLKETAEKTISHLNYDKIKTGKYQVVFSAEAFLSLLGAFSNLYNAQSILDKQSLSTAESLGEMIASPLLCVTDDALHPENVGGETFDGEGTPTRPVPLIVNGELKNFLHSAGTAKRMDAQPTGNANMGAKVTVSPNFFHVFASDVKPEQTYSLDDADNVILIDDLQALHAGVQALQGSFSLPFDGWLIKDGKRVSVESATVAGDIREVLKSIVYVESETEFTGSGVCPRVWVKELSGTGEE